The Vanrija pseudolonga chromosome 1, complete sequence genomic sequence GCAACCATTCTTCTCTCTACTAGCGTGTAAAACCCAACACCGGCGAGGCTGCCTCCATGTCTCACTCGCAGTCTCACCCTGCACAGACCAAGACATCTCCGTTTGTTTTGAAAAGTCCAAGTGACGCCGTCTGTGCACGAGGCGTTTCCTGGCCATCCTGGCCGCTCGCTCCTGCCCTGCTGCGGATTAGATTTGACACAATTGTACACAGAGGCACATGGCGCAgtacacgccgccgcacccccactcaccccccctcacccacccgccAAGCCATCTATGCATCTTACAACACAACCTGCAATGTCCTATGTACTACTACCCACTCACTGCCCAATCTGGCGGCGCCTCTTTGGGCCCTTCCAGATCCACTCGCCAATACGCGGGCCGGGGAAGTCCTCCATGTACACCTCGTCCATGATGAGGTGGGCATAGTCGGATTTCGGCTGGCCCCTGTACTTTTGCGCCACGAGCTCCTTTGCCTCCTTGTGCCAGTCGTTGGCGACCCACAGGCGgtggcgctcgagcacggcgttgAGGCGCATCGGAGGGGGGATGTAGCGCGGGATGGGGGTCTGGActgccgcctcgacggcgcggtgaAAGTCCTCCTCGTTGTGCTTGTACACGTGGTACACGTACGGCTCGGGCACGTCGATGAGCGCCGACTGCTGAACGCGCCACTTGGTCTTGTCGGCCGGCTGCTTCTTGTCCCACTCGAGAATGGGGTTGATGAACGGCACGCCCATGCACAGCGCGTcgtacggcgacggcgagagctTCGGCGCGCCCGTCCCGATCATGACCTTGCTCTGCGCCACGAAGCGGTGGAAGCCCGACTGAGTCTGGCGACCCAGCGTCCAGATGCCCGGCGTGAACGTCTCCTCCATAATGCCCTCGGGGAGCGTCGGCCCAGAAAGCGAGTAGAGTTCAAACTTTTCGTCGCCGTCAGGCTTGATCGCGTCGCGGACCTTGGGCATGGCGTCCCAGAACGCGTTTTCTTCCTGGCGGAAGAAGTTTTCATGCTTGCCAAAGATGAACCCGCGGTGCTTGCGCTCTTTGAAGTGCTGCTCCTTGCGGCATCGCGACTCGATCGAGTAGCCTaggtgtgtgtgtcagcAGCCGCGCTCGGGCTCCCGGTAGCCGCCACGCTCCTCACCTATGTAGTGGTTCCCAGCCTTGGGGTCGTTGGGGTAGATCTTGGCAAAGTCCTCGGGCGACATTGTCCAGCGAGATCCAAGAGCGTGGTCAGAGCCGTGCCAGAAGTGCCACAAGAAGATCTTCCAGTACGGGATGCCCTCGGGGAACTTTGCCGACTGGATGCAGTACGGCAGCTTGCGCcagtgctcgtcgccgtcttcctTCTGTTCACCCTCGGTCCGCTCCACGCAGCGCTGGTAGTGGTCGCGCTCCATAATGACGATGGGGATGCGCTTCGAGAGCGCCTGGTAGATGAGGAGCGACTCCCACTGGTTCCACGCGTAGAGCACGGTGTGGTTGAGCGACTCGAACATTTCGATTGTGGATGCCGCCCTGGggccgtcagcgccgccacaTGCAGCCGTGTTTGTAGAGACTCACCAGATGTCCTCTCCGGACACATCGCCGGCCTTGGAGTTTCCTGGACACATGATCAGCCATCTTGCGTCATGGATGCGGCGACTGAGGTGACTAGGCTGGATcggtggctgcggcggcggcggcaggctaCACTGCCCGttgcccaccgccgcggcaccgCCACACGCTCGTCACCAGATCACCAGATCCCAACTTACCAAAGTGATAGCTGCCTGCCAAGATGACCGTCTCCTCGCTCTCATGGCACCCGCCATGCTGGATGCATGAtgcgaggcggtcgagcgcgttgTAGTTGTTCGACCTGTACTTTTCCCATTCGCTGGCGGGGGTCAGCTAGTGTGGTGTGTGTTGCGCGACGCGAAACTCTACGTACCCGGCCGGGAAGCGCTCTTTCAGCAGCGACTTGAGCACCTTGATGCGCGCAATCTCCTCCACTAGGCTGTCGACGTCCGGACGCGTGTCGATAACGGGCGGGGGCACGATGTCGACCGGGGTCGGGTGGACCCAGCCTGCGAGCGTGCTCTTGACGCTCGCGACGTGCTCCGGGGCGCTGTGCACCACGTATCCGGCCCAGAAGAGCACGAGGGCAATGAGCATggccatgccgccgcgcagTGATGGCCTGGGGTTCAATGTCAGTGCCGTCCATgatgagcgccgcgccgcgactcACAGTCCGAACGACACGCCTCTTCGCCCGCGCCGGTTATCGCTCGCCCATGCCGGCTCGGCCAGCCTCGCCTGCTCGATGTCTGCCATTGCGTGCGTGAGATGTGGGGGGGTCACTGGGCAGCCTGATCCCCCGAGCCAGTATATATGTATGTGCATCGCAacgcccaccgccccccTGCCCCCGTTCCTCGGTTTCGGGTTGACAGGCAAGGTAAGAACGGTGCGATCTGCCTCGTCTTCTGGGTTTCCAGCCACtgacgctgctcgccccGACAAGTCGCCGGACTGCGTGTGAGAATGAATGAATACAATGGTTGGCCGCCTCATCGTCCTTGGCATGCGGCCCCTAGCCCCTAGCGTTGACTCCTGCCTCCTGGAGCGCAAGGCACGCCGCCTAGCACCCTGCTAGCTGCTAGGCTGTTGTAGTCGTCAATGTCCTGCACATGGCTGCACCCATGTCGTTGTTGGTAACCTTGTCATGTCGGGCAGTGCGGGAACCGAGACCAGAGCCGCAGCATGCCACGGCTGTACGGCAAAAGCTTTGTCCAACATTGCCACCTGCTCCGCTCTCCCACCACCGCACCGCCGGCCTGCCCCCAGTTGCCACGGCGGAAGCCAGTCGCTCAGCGACAACAAGGTACACATAAACAGCGGGACTCTCTTCGGGTCATGCTGCAGCCGTCCTATACTGCAGAGCGTTGTCAAGCTTGTGGTGTGCCTGGCGGGCGGGAAGGATACCTATCAACAACGTGCCGTTAGCATCCGAGTTTATTTCCAGTAGAGCTCGCTGAATCACTGGCTGCGATGAGAGGTGCGGCGTTTCAGATTGTTGTTCGCAACCAAACAAGGTGTCGGGCGGCCGTCTTTGAGGGCCGCGGGTGACCATCCAGCGACACGTCGTACATGTGTACACATGGACAACACAGTACACGTCGTAAACGAAACAGGGCGGGGGCGTCTGTCTGATGATGCATGCATAGAACACTTCCTACACCCTGGCGCGTTTGAGCGCGTCTGCAAGGCCGCGAACGTTCCCTTCGTCCTCGACCTGAAGGCCGCCATCCGACTGCCGTGCCGACAGGGGGCTCACAGACATCTCGGTCCACGAGGCCCAGACGTCCTCGACCGTCGTAATCACAGCGGGATCGTCGACGCAGAGGACCCAAATGGCATCGTATCCGCCAGCTACCCCCGGTTGTCAGCGTCCAAAGCGACAAGTTGCGTAAAAAACGTACCGCCAGGCACACCGCCTCCCAGAACACCATGACAACCAGAACACGAGTCTAGCAGCCTCGTTTGCTCCTTTGGCTCGATAGGTACGCCGGAGGCTGGAGACATGTCGCGCATGCCGGAGCGTATCCTGCCGACAGTGGCGTTGATATCTTGCAACTGGGTAGCAATGGGGTCGTTTGTGGCAAGCTGAACAACGCGTGATCAGCCGGCAGTCACCAGATTGGGCTGGGTACTCACGCCACCAACCGACGTCGAGGCAAACGccttgagcgtctcggcATACTCGTTGCTCTGGTCCACAGCTGCCAGCTTGGACAGCTGCGATTCCAGCAGCCTGTTGgactcgtcgagctgggtcCAGAGGGCGAGGCCTGGGTGCGTCAGCTGTGGCCATGCCTTGTCCGACTCACTCTCCTctggcttggccttgcgccACGCCAAAACCTTGCCAACAAAGCTGGGCGTGTCCGTGCCGGCATCAACATCAGCAAGCAGCATCCTCAAGCCTCGGGGCAGGCGGAAGCGCGTCACCTCCTGGTCCCATGCCTTGCTCTCGACACACGCGAGCACcgacggaggcggcgcgccctcGGTCGCGTTGAACAAGggctcgagcacggccggCGAGAAGCGGCGGTACACGTGCGAGCCGTAGACTGCCGACGAGACGTCAAACCCAGAGCCGACCTTGCCCTGCGCGAAGCAGTGGGCCGCCTGTGCGAGCGCGTGGATGCGGTCCACGTCGGCCGGCTTGCTGACGtccacgaggccgaggtgagACAGGACACCAGCGACGAGAGAGGTCACCAGCGCCGCAGATGAGCCCAAGCCCGTCTTGTTCGTCTGTCCGATGCCACGGGGTAAGGGGCAGAAGGGCGTCAAGCTCTCGAGGGAGCTGAGGCGCGCGgggagcgaggcggcagcgagctgcGGGTGTTAGATCTACCCAGCGGTGAACGGCGTTCCACGGCCCAGACCCTCATTCTGTGAGATCTAGACATCGACAACGAGTCCAGCACAAGCCCGCGAAATGCATGGCGCTGTTCGAGAATGCCAAGACACTGCCCACCAAAGGAGGGCAGTGCACAAGAGATCATGTCGCCGAAATGCACCCGGGCTCCAGCCCTCCCATAGCCCCCATCGCACCCCATCATCACACTCacctgctcgcgctggctGTAGAAGTCGTTATCAGCCAGGActacgacgtcgagcgcggtcCGCCCTCCGCCCGACAGCCGGCGGAGGAGctcagcgccagcagcagcctgtCCG encodes the following:
- the MGAT5_1 gene encoding Alpha-1,6-mannosylglycoprotein 6-beta-N-acetylglucosaminyltransferase A yields the protein MADIEQARLAEPAWASDNRRGRRGVSFGLPSLRGGMAMLIALVLFWAGYVVHSAPEHVASVKSTLAGWVHPTPVDIVPPPVIDTRPDVDSLVEEIARIKVLKSLLKERFPAGEWEKYRSNNYNALDRLASCIQHGGCHESEETVILAGSYHFGNSKAGDVSGEDIWAASTIEMFESLNHTVLYAWNQWESLLIYQALSKRIPIVIMERDHYQRCVERTEGEQKEDGDEHWRKLPYCIQSAKFPEGIPYWKIFLWHFWHGSDHALGSRWTMSPEDFAKIYPNDPKAGNHYIGYSIESRCRKEQHFKERKHRGFIFGKHENFFRQEENAFWDAMPKVRDAIKPDGDEKFELYSLSGPTLPEGIMEETFTPGIWTLGRQTQSGFHRFVAQSKVMIGTGAPKLSPSPYDALCMGVPFINPILEWDKKQPADKTKWRVQQSALIDVPEPYVYHVYKHNEEDFHRAVEAAVQTPIPRYIPPPMRLNAVLERHRLWVANDWHKEAKELVAQKYRGQPKSDYAHLIMDEVYMEDFPGPRIGEWIWKGPKRRRQIGQ